Proteins from one Petrotoga sp. 9PW.55.5.1 genomic window:
- a CDS encoding aminopeptidase has protein sequence MNLSELEKKLTRKQKNVWSKRNKEDIEKYSRQYKAFIDFSKTERKAAKYAVQMLEKYDFKPLSYYEEKGKIEKGDKVYYLNRDKSLFALKYNSSLKDGINIVGAHIDSPRFDLKPEPIIEDENIAMAKTHYYGGVKKYQWFNIPLELHGVVIKSDGSKIEVSIGEDENDPIFVISDLLPHLDSDLSNKKVSDAFEAEKMNLLLGTISISYDEDNNVKNPIKLNILNILNEKYGLVEEDLISAELEAVPALKARDVGLDRSLMASYGHDDRVCAYTALTALLDSKESVKNPAVLLVDKEEIGSTGNTGARNHFWMYALSKLATISEKMLPIEIENIFINSTLLSADVSAAIDPNYKEAHDLSNAPKLGYGITLMKYTGSRGKGGTNDANAELVGKIRNLFNLENISWQIGELGKVDRGGGGTIALFFSDKGLDVLDAGVPLLGMHSPYEVASKADIYETYLAYKTFFEKFGK, from the coding sequence ATGAATTTGTCAGAGTTAGAAAAAAAATTAACAAGAAAACAAAAAAACGTATGGAGCAAAAGGAACAAAGAAGATATAGAAAAATATTCTAGGCAGTACAAAGCATTCATTGACTTTTCTAAAACAGAAAGAAAAGCGGCAAAATATGCAGTACAAATGCTTGAAAAATACGATTTCAAACCTCTTTCTTACTATGAAGAAAAAGGTAAGATAGAAAAGGGTGACAAAGTCTATTACTTAAATAGGGATAAGTCATTGTTCGCATTAAAGTACAATAGCTCTTTAAAAGATGGGATTAATATTGTGGGTGCACACATAGACTCACCTAGGTTTGATTTAAAGCCTGAACCAATAATTGAAGATGAAAACATTGCAATGGCAAAGACTCACTATTATGGCGGAGTAAAAAAATATCAATGGTTCAACATTCCTCTTGAACTTCATGGAGTTGTTATTAAAAGCGACGGAAGTAAGATAGAAGTATCTATAGGAGAAGACGAAAACGATCCTATCTTTGTTATATCAGATTTACTGCCACATCTAGATAGTGATTTAAGCAACAAGAAAGTATCAGATGCATTTGAAGCAGAAAAAATGAACCTCCTACTCGGAACAATCTCTATTAGCTACGATGAGGATAATAATGTAAAAAACCCAATCAAACTCAATATATTAAATATCTTAAACGAAAAATATGGTTTGGTAGAAGAAGATTTAATAAGTGCTGAATTAGAAGCAGTACCTGCTCTAAAAGCTAGAGATGTTGGGTTAGATAGAAGCTTAATGGCTTCATATGGACACGATGATAGAGTTTGCGCTTACACAGCTTTAACAGCTCTACTAGATTCAAAAGAATCTGTTAAAAATCCAGCCGTATTACTTGTTGATAAAGAAGAGATAGGAAGTACAGGAAATACTGGAGCACGAAACCATTTTTGGATGTATGCGTTAAGTAAGCTTGCGACTATTAGTGAAAAGATGCTGCCAATCGAAATTGAAAATATCTTCATCAATTCAACGTTGTTATCTGCAGACGTATCTGCGGCCATTGATCCAAATTACAAAGAAGCACACGATCTATCTAATGCACCAAAATTAGGATACGGTATAACCCTAATGAAATATACAGGCTCAAGGGGTAAAGGCGGTACTAACGACGCCAATGCTGAACTTGTTGGTAAAATAAGAAATCTTTTCAACCTGGAGAATATTTCCTGGCAAATTGGTGAATTAGGTAAAGTTGACAGAGGTGGAGGAGGTACAATAGCCTTGTTCTTCTCTGATAAAGGATTAGATGTTTTGGATGCTGGTGTTCCGCTTTTGGGAATGCACTCCCCATACGAAGTTGCATCAAAAGCGGATATTTATGAAACTTATTTGGCTTATAAGACATTTTTTGAAAAATTTGGAAAATGA
- the atpC gene encoding ATP synthase F1 subunit epsilon, giving the protein MVEIFKFRIITPEGIKFEEEVQYVEFTTKEGSMGTLTERLPIVSSLKIAPVRVKKSDNSSESFAVHGGVVEMTGDEMSIITTAAEKPEDIDVETARRAMERAEEELKESQDKFTKAKLQTKIEKNLLRVNISKRK; this is encoded by the coding sequence GTGGTAGAAATTTTCAAGTTCAGAATTATAACCCCTGAAGGGATAAAATTTGAAGAAGAAGTTCAATATGTTGAATTTACTACTAAAGAAGGTTCCATGGGAACTCTTACGGAACGTTTGCCTATAGTGAGTAGTTTAAAGATCGCGCCTGTAAGGGTAAAAAAAAGCGATAATTCTTCTGAATCTTTTGCGGTTCACGGAGGAGTTGTTGAAATGACAGGTGATGAAATGTCAATAATAACTACAGCTGCTGAGAAACCAGAAGATATTGATGTAGAAACAGCTAGAAGGGCTATGGAAAGAGCCGAAGAGGAACTAAAAGAGTCTCAAGATAAGTTCACAAAGGCCAAATTACAAACTAAGATTGAAAAAAATCTTTTACGGGTTAACATTTCAAAAAGAAAGTGA
- the atpD gene encoding F0F1 ATP synthase subunit beta, whose translation MQEQKGKIISVIGPVVDVKFPQGQLPSVYDALKVKNEYTNEEIILEVEQLIGDDTARCVAMDSTDGLKRGQEVINTQDSIKVPVGDKTLGRMFNLLGNPIDEKGEVEGEEFWPIHRDPPTLNEQDTSIEILETGIKCIDLLAPFPRGGKIGFFGGAGVGKTVLVMELIRNIAKEHQGISVFAGVGERTREGNDLWNEMQETGVIDSTVLVFGQMNEPPGARFRVPLTALTISEYFRDKQKKDVLLFIDNIFRFVQAGSEVSALLGRMPSAVGYQPTLASDMGQLQERITSTRDGSITSVQAIYVPADDFTDPAPATTFAHLDANINLSRKQAELGLYPAVDTLDSTSKMLDPNVVGQDHYYVASQVKEVLQRYEDLQDIIAILGIEELSEDDRKIVNRARRIQRFLTQPFFVAERFSNYSGKYVKIEDTIKGFKEILEGKYDDLPENAFYMVGTIEEAVEKAKKMNA comes from the coding sequence ATGCAAGAACAAAAAGGAAAAATAATAAGTGTTATTGGTCCTGTTGTGGATGTTAAATTTCCCCAAGGGCAATTACCAAGCGTGTACGATGCTTTAAAAGTGAAGAATGAATATACAAATGAAGAAATAATTCTAGAAGTTGAGCAGTTAATTGGTGATGATACGGCAAGATGTGTTGCTATGGATTCAACCGATGGTTTGAAAAGGGGTCAAGAAGTAATTAACACACAAGATTCTATCAAAGTTCCCGTTGGTGACAAGACTTTGGGAAGGATGTTTAATTTATTAGGTAATCCAATAGACGAAAAAGGAGAAGTTGAAGGGGAAGAGTTTTGGCCGATACATAGAGATCCTCCAACCTTGAACGAACAAGATACATCCATAGAAATTTTAGAAACAGGAATAAAATGTATAGATTTGTTGGCTCCGTTCCCAAGAGGTGGTAAGATAGGTTTCTTTGGTGGAGCTGGTGTAGGCAAGACTGTTCTTGTTATGGAACTTATTAGAAATATAGCAAAAGAACACCAGGGCATATCTGTTTTCGCCGGTGTTGGAGAAAGAACCAGAGAAGGGAACGATCTTTGGAATGAAATGCAGGAAACAGGGGTTATAGATAGTACTGTACTTGTTTTTGGGCAGATGAACGAACCACCAGGAGCAAGGTTTAGAGTACCTTTGACTGCTTTAACTATTTCTGAATATTTTAGAGATAAACAGAAAAAAGATGTTTTACTTTTCATTGATAATATTTTTAGATTTGTTCAAGCCGGTTCGGAGGTTTCTGCTTTACTGGGAAGGATGCCATCGGCAGTTGGTTATCAACCAACTTTGGCTTCCGATATGGGGCAGTTGCAAGAAAGGATCACATCAACAAGAGATGGTTCAATTACATCTGTTCAGGCAATTTATGTTCCGGCTGACGATTTCACTGATCCTGCACCTGCCACAACTTTTGCTCATCTTGATGCCAATATTAATTTGTCTAGAAAACAGGCTGAATTAGGTTTATACCCTGCAGTAGATACTTTAGATTCAACATCAAAGATGCTTGATCCTAATGTTGTAGGTCAAGACCATTATTACGTTGCAAGTCAGGTAAAAGAAGTTCTTCAAAGATATGAAGATTTACAAGATATAATCGCTATTTTGGGTATAGAAGAATTATCTGAAGATGATAGAAAGATTGTTAATAGAGCCAGGAGAATCCAAAGGTTTTTGACGCAACCATTCTTTGTTGCTGAAAGATTCTCAAATTATTCCGGGAAATATGTGAAGATAGAAGATACAATAAAAGGCTTTAAGGAAATCCTTGAAGGAAAATATGATGATTTACCAGAGAATGCTTTTTATATGGTTGGAACTATAGAAGAAGCAGTAGAAAAAGCTAAAAAGATGAACGCTTGA
- the atpG gene encoding ATP synthase F1 subunit gamma codes for MSRGNLRAIKRRIASTESTMQITRAMQMVATARLNKIQKQFRGVKEYANYAEKILKKVPKNEESFYVKKGEGTLIFVISPDMGLAGSFPADIPKEALRVKSKTDDFKGYFVLGTKAYSLLKKENVIEKELNFFDIPKVDHAEYLLESLFQIMRNKNISKVKVVYGELKNALVQLPKSYDLLPIPDEIFEIDSRYEFEPEEEIVFEDAAYQYLLSKMYSFLFETKLSELHARQNAMKNATDNAHDLIEELNLEYNKQRQASITQELIEIVNGANMQ; via the coding sequence TTGAGTCGAGGTAATTTAAGAGCCATAAAAAGAAGGATAGCTTCCACTGAGTCAACTATGCAGATAACTAGAGCTATGCAGATGGTTGCTACTGCAAGGCTAAATAAGATACAAAAACAGTTTCGGGGTGTTAAAGAATATGCTAACTATGCAGAAAAGATTCTAAAAAAAGTCCCAAAAAACGAAGAGAGTTTTTACGTTAAAAAAGGCGAAGGTACACTAATTTTTGTTATCTCTCCAGATATGGGGCTAGCTGGATCTTTCCCAGCAGATATTCCTAAAGAGGCTTTGAGGGTAAAGTCAAAGACAGATGATTTCAAGGGGTACTTTGTACTTGGAACAAAAGCTTACTCTTTATTAAAAAAAGAGAACGTTATAGAGAAAGAATTAAACTTTTTTGATATTCCGAAGGTTGATCACGCTGAATATCTTTTAGAATCACTATTTCAAATAATGAGAAATAAAAATATTTCAAAAGTCAAGGTAGTATACGGAGAGCTAAAGAATGCCTTGGTTCAACTACCAAAGAGTTATGATTTACTTCCAATACCTGATGAAATCTTTGAAATAGATTCAAGATATGAATTTGAACCTGAAGAAGAAATAGTGTTTGAAGATGCGGCGTACCAATATCTTCTTTCCAAGATGTATTCTTTTTTATTTGAAACGAAGTTAAGCGAATTACATGCCAGACAAAATGCGATGAAAAATGCTACTGATAATGCACATGATCTAATAGAAGAATTGAATCTTGAATATAACAAACAGAGGCAGGCTTCAATCACACAAGAGCTTATAGAGATTGTTAACGGTGCGAATATGCAATAG
- the atpA gene encoding F0F1 ATP synthase subunit alpha, translating into MRVNPDELTKVIEERIKSYESGEIKEIGWVMQVSDGIVRAYGLKDVMTNELVEIESSAGEKVYGIAMNLEEDNVGIITLGDYKDIKEGNKLVRTNRIIEVPVGEAMLGRVVNPLGIPLDGKGEIKTNDFYPLERKSMGVVTRKSVDTPLQTGLKVLDSLIPIGRGQRELIIGDRQTGKTAIAIDTIINQKGKDVFCIYVSIGQKSSALARTIDNFEKFGALDYTVVVAADASDPASLQYIAPYAGAAIGEYFMFNGKDALVIYDDLSKHAAAYREISLLLRRPPGREAYPGDIFYLHSRLLERASRLNENYGNGSLTALPIIETQANDISAYIPTNVISITDGQIYLESGLFNAGVRPAVNIGLSVSRVGGDAQTKPMKKVAGSLKLDLAQYRELESFTQFAADLDEATKKQLIKGEKLTELMKQPQYSPMEIEDQVVVIYAATEGYLDQIDTERIGDFEKQFLAYLKENNPEVLSEIKEKKDLTDEIKKMLDETITKFLNVFK; encoded by the coding sequence TTGAGAGTTAATCCAGATGAACTTACAAAGGTAATAGAAGAGCGAATAAAAAGTTATGAAAGTGGAGAAATTAAAGAGATTGGATGGGTAATGCAAGTTAGCGATGGGATAGTTAGAGCCTATGGTCTTAAAGACGTCATGACAAACGAATTAGTGGAGATTGAAAGTTCAGCAGGAGAAAAGGTATATGGTATAGCTATGAACCTTGAAGAAGATAATGTTGGTATTATAACTTTAGGAGATTACAAAGATATAAAAGAAGGAAACAAACTAGTTAGAACCAATAGAATTATAGAAGTGCCTGTGGGAGAGGCTATGCTTGGAAGGGTAGTGAATCCTTTAGGGATACCCCTTGATGGAAAAGGAGAAATAAAAACGAATGATTTTTATCCTTTAGAGAGAAAGTCTATGGGGGTTGTTACAAGAAAATCTGTAGATACTCCTTTACAAACGGGACTTAAAGTTTTAGACTCTTTAATTCCTATAGGTAGAGGACAAAGAGAATTGATAATTGGTGATAGACAAACGGGTAAAACCGCAATTGCGATAGATACTATTATAAATCAAAAAGGTAAAGATGTTTTTTGTATTTATGTTTCAATAGGTCAAAAGTCTTCTGCCTTAGCAAGAACTATAGATAATTTTGAAAAGTTTGGGGCCTTAGATTATACTGTTGTTGTAGCTGCTGATGCTTCAGATCCTGCTTCATTACAGTATATAGCTCCTTACGCTGGAGCTGCAATAGGAGAATATTTTATGTTTAACGGTAAGGACGCCTTAGTTATATATGATGATCTATCAAAACATGCCGCAGCTTACAGAGAAATTTCTCTTTTGCTCAGAAGGCCACCTGGAAGAGAAGCATACCCCGGGGATATTTTTTATCTTCATTCCAGATTACTAGAAAGAGCCTCTAGGTTAAACGAAAATTATGGTAATGGTTCATTAACAGCTCTACCTATAATAGAAACTCAAGCAAATGATATTTCAGCATATATTCCTACAAACGTTATTTCTATAACTGACGGACAAATATATCTTGAATCAGGTTTGTTTAACGCTGGTGTAAGGCCTGCTGTTAATATTGGTTTGTCTGTTTCAAGGGTTGGTGGAGATGCCCAAACAAAACCAATGAAGAAGGTAGCTGGTTCTTTAAAATTAGATTTAGCTCAGTATAGGGAGCTTGAGTCTTTTACACAGTTTGCAGCTGATCTTGATGAAGCAACTAAAAAGCAGTTAATAAAAGGTGAAAAGTTGACGGAATTAATGAAACAACCTCAATATTCACCGATGGAGATTGAAGATCAGGTTGTTGTAATATATGCGGCTACTGAAGGTTATTTAGACCAAATCGACACCGAAAGGATTGGCGATTTTGAAAAACAATTTCTTGCGTATCTTAAAGAAAATAATCCAGAAGTATTAAGTGAAATAAAAGAGAAAAAAGATTTAACCGATGAAATAAAGAAGATGTTGGATGAAACGATTACCAAATTCCTTAATGTTTTCAAATAA
- the atpH gene encoding ATP synthase F1 subunit delta codes for MKASYFLASKYSEALIKTLEDIGEIGNLDKYVEAFRKLKSVLEEDETLRDTVYSPLISPDYIVKKFVEVTEFEEKIFVKFLEFLAKKRRQNLIPLISYILYQQNLERERVVEVRLILPKKASKNIIDQIKKAIQSKTGREIKLITEIEEEIIGGLQLYIGDKFFDYSVKGFLDNIQSAYAPTGGGDIF; via the coding sequence ATGAAAGCTTCTTACTTTTTAGCTTCTAAATATTCTGAAGCACTTATAAAAACTTTGGAAGATATAGGAGAGATAGGTAATTTAGATAAATATGTTGAAGCCTTCAGGAAGTTAAAAAGCGTTTTAGAGGAGGACGAAACTTTAAGAGATACGGTTTATAGTCCTCTTATATCACCTGATTATATCGTCAAAAAGTTTGTTGAAGTAACAGAGTTTGAAGAGAAGATATTTGTCAAATTTTTAGAATTTTTGGCAAAGAAAAGAAGACAGAATTTGATACCGTTGATTTCTTATATTTTATATCAACAAAATTTAGAAAGAGAAAGAGTTGTAGAAGTAAGATTAATTCTTCCAAAGAAGGCTTCAAAAAATATAATTGATCAGATAAAGAAAGCTATTCAAAGCAAAACAGGAAGAGAGATTAAACTGATTACAGAGATAGAAGAAGAAATTATAGGCGGGTTGCAGTTGTATATTGGAGATAAGTTTTTTGATTACTCTGTTAAAGGCTTTTTAGATAATATACAATCTGCCTATGCACCCACTGGTGGAGGTGACATTTTTTGA
- the atpF gene encoding F0F1 ATP synthase subunit B: MLSFNLTSIVNLLGFLAFMLLMYRLLYKPYFDMTDKRKQEVEKNLNEAEKLRLETQKGKEDLDRRLSEIDDERRKIIEKANEQAQNIVKAAQQEANEQRKNILDKAEKEAEEIKERASRELQTKIVSLAVAISSMILKEQIDKRKNEEIIRRAIDSLKDKGEL, from the coding sequence ATGTTATCTTTTAATTTAACTTCAATAGTTAATTTGTTAGGTTTTCTTGCTTTTATGCTACTTATGTACAGGTTGTTGTATAAGCCGTACTTTGATATGACCGACAAGAGAAAGCAAGAAGTTGAAAAGAATTTGAACGAGGCTGAAAAGCTTAGGTTAGAAACTCAAAAGGGAAAAGAAGATTTAGATAGAAGATTGTCTGAGATAGATGACGAAAGAAGAAAGATAATAGAAAAGGCTAACGAACAAGCTCAGAATATAGTAAAGGCAGCTCAACAAGAAGCAAATGAACAAAGAAAGAATATTCTAGATAAGGCAGAAAAAGAGGCTGAAGAAATTAAGGAAAGGGCCTCTAGGGAATTGCAGACAAAAATAGTTTCTTTGGCTGTAGCAATTTCTTCTATGATATTGAAAGAGCAGATAGATAAAAGAAAGAATGAAGAGATTATAAGAAGGGCTATAGATAGTTTGAAAGACAAAGGAGAATTGTAA
- a CDS encoding F0F1 ATP synthase subunit C, translating to MDLATMLQNLVTEGGAIGWGLYYLGKLLGAGVAMGIGAIGPGVGEGNVGAHAMDAMARQPEMSGNLTTRMLLAMAVTESTGLYSLVVALILLFVLP from the coding sequence ATGGATTTAGCTACTATGCTTCAAAATTTGGTTACTGAAGGTGGCGCTATTGGATGGGGTTTGTATTATTTAGGTAAGTTGTTAGGTGCAGGTGTTGCTATGGGTATTGGGGCTATAGGTCCAGGTGTTGGAGAAGGTAACGTTGGCGCACACGCTATGGATGCTATGGCAAGGCAACCAGAGATGAGCGGAAACTTGACAACAAGAATGCTTTTGGCTATGGCTGTTACTGAATCCACAGGGCTTTATTCATTAGTTGTAGCATTGATTTTATTGTTTGTTCTTCCATAG
- the atpB gene encoding F0F1 ATP synthase subunit A: MTSESNDRSKKILIFLFVAYIVLGFVNFFVFEMSLEGVGDRWIVYFGDGGFFGQINPMTLIMSFGVMTLLLLVARSIRWERIPGRLQASVETFFDYFWEMVEDSVPNPKYRKSTFVIAMSFFLYIAVSNVLGGIPGIDVVPVENGLNVQLFTNTWYTPTSDLNVNLTYALMVLVISHFYAARAKGVLKWLKSFFEPNPLLFPINLISEIAKPISHSLRLFGNIMGGGILVLIISYMLKYFLLPVFLWGFFGWFIGLIQAFVFALLTIAYIGSLLE, encoded by the coding sequence TTGACTAGTGAGTCTAACGATAGATCAAAAAAGATTTTGATTTTTCTTTTTGTAGCTTATATTGTTTTAGGGTTTGTTAATTTTTTTGTTTTTGAAATGAGTTTAGAAGGTGTTGGGGATAGATGGATTGTTTATTTCGGAGACGGAGGTTTCTTTGGTCAAATAAATCCGATGACATTGATTATGTCTTTTGGTGTTATGACACTTTTACTTTTAGTCGCAAGAAGTATTCGCTGGGAGAGAATTCCTGGTAGATTACAGGCTTCTGTTGAAACCTTTTTTGATTATTTTTGGGAAATGGTTGAGGATTCAGTTCCCAATCCTAAGTATAGGAAATCTACTTTCGTAATTGCTATGAGTTTTTTCTTGTATATAGCTGTTTCTAATGTTTTAGGTGGAATCCCAGGGATTGACGTTGTCCCTGTTGAGAATGGGTTGAATGTTCAATTGTTTACAAACACATGGTACACGCCTACCTCTGATTTAAACGTTAATTTAACTTACGCTTTAATGGTTTTAGTAATTAGCCACTTTTATGCAGCAAGGGCGAAAGGTGTTTTGAAGTGGCTCAAATCTTTTTTTGAACCGAATCCACTACTATTTCCAATAAACCTAATTAGTGAGATAGCAAAACCAATTTCCCATTCATTAAGGTTGTTTGGTAACATTATGGGGGGAGGTATACTTGTTTTAATTATAAGCTATATGCTTAAGTATTTTCTACTACCTGTTTTTTTGTGGGGCTTTTTTGGTTGGTTCATCGGGCTCATTCAGGCATTTGTTTTTGCTTTGTTGACAATAGCATATATAGGTTCATTGTTAGAATAA
- a CDS encoding AtpZ/AtpI family protein, which yields MKRFDLRSFSYLNMVIYFAVIVLSNIFVGLLIGYLIYKFTGQQIWMVILMFLGIVSGLYSGIKELLREVEKHERAEKEAKRDRDKNSNNNGD from the coding sequence GTGAAGAGGTTTGATTTACGCTCTTTTAGTTATTTGAACATGGTAATTTATTTTGCTGTAATAGTTTTGTCAAATATATTTGTTGGTCTTTTGATAGGATATTTAATATATAAATTTACTGGCCAACAAATTTGGATGGTTATTCTTATGTTTTTGGGTATTGTGTCGGGTTTGTATTCTGGTATCAAGGAGCTTTTGAGAGAGGTTGAGAAACATGAGAGAGCTGAAAAAGAAGCTAAGAGAGATAGAGATAAAAACAGTAATAATAACGGTGATTGA